One Alligator mississippiensis isolate rAllMis1 chromosome 1, rAllMis1, whole genome shotgun sequence genomic window carries:
- the LOC102563442 gene encoding olfactory receptor 51G2 — MSMFNDTRVKSSVFLLTGIPGQEAAHIWISIPFCSIYVVSMVGNTVILFIVKTDPSLHEPMYIFLSMLALTDLGLSISTVPTVMGIFWFNVQEISFTACFTQLFFIHALSFIESSVLLSMAFDRYVAICNPLRYASILTTPRIAKMGLAFMLRGVLLIFPLPFLLKRFQYCKANVLSHSYCLHQEVMKMACSDIRVNSIYGLFVIVSTVGMDSLLILLSYVMILRAVLSIASQEERLKALNTCVSHICAVLLFYTPMIGLSIVHRFGKDLSPVVQILMGYVYLLVPPLMNPIVYSVKTKQIRAQMVKTFFK, encoded by the coding sequence ATGTCAATGTTCAATGATACCAGAGTCAAATCTTCAGTTTTCCTACTCACAGGGATCCctgggcaggaagctgcccacATCTGGATTTCTATCCCTTTCTGTTCCATATATGTTGTTTCAATGGTAGGCAACACTGTCATTCTGTTCATTGTAAAAACTGATCCAAGCCTTCATGAACCCATGTACATTTTCCTTTCCATGTTGGCCCTCACAGACCTTGGCTTATCGATATCCACTGTACCAACTGTGATGGGCATATTCTGGTTTAATGTCCAAGAAATCAGCTTCACAGCCTGTTTTACTCAGCTGTTCTTCATCCACGCACTTTCCTTCATTGAATCCTCAGTGCTTCTGTCAATGGCCTTTGACAGATATGTTGCCATCTGCAACCCACTGAGATATGCCTCCATCTTAACCACCCCAAGAATAGCCAAAATGGGACTGGCCTTCATGCTAAGAGGGGTGCTTCTCATTTTTCCACTCCCTTTCCTTCTCAAAAGGTTTCAGTACTGCAAAGCTAATGTCCTCTCCCACTCATACTGCTTGCATCAGGAAGTCATGAAGATGGCATGCTCGGACATCAGGGTCAACAGTATCTACGGTTTGTTTGTCATTGTCTCCACAGTTGGGATGGACTCTCTGCTCATTCTCTTATCCTATGTAATGATCCTCAGAGCCGTCCTCAGCATTGCATCTCAGGAGGAGCGTCTCAAGGCCCTGAACACCTGTGTCTCCCACATCTGTGCTGTTCTGCTCTTCTATACACCGATGATTGGCTTGTCCATCGTACACCGATTCGGGAAGGACTTATCCCCCGTGGTCCAGATCCTCATGGGCTATGTCTACCTGCTGGTCCCGCCCCTGATGAACCCCATTGTATATAGCGTGAAAACCAAGCAGATCCGTGCACAGATGGTCAAGACATTCTTCAAGTGA
- the LOC102563688 gene encoding olfactory receptor 51A7, whose protein sequence is MAASNHTSPAVFLLTGIPGLENAHAWLSIPLCSMYITAILGNCTILFIIRTDPSLHQPMYFFLSMLAVTDLGLSASTLPTMLSIFTFNVREVHIDACIAQLYFIHTFSLMESAVLLAMAFDRFVAIHQPLRYNSILTHATVARIGLGFAVRSVLMVMPTPILLRRLQFCFPNILSHSFCLHQDVMKLSCSDRRINSIYGLFVVISTMGLDSMLIVLSYVMIIKTVLSIASKEERLKALNTCVSHICAVLTFYIPMIGISMIHRFGKHASPLIHVFMAIVYVLVPPVMNPVVYSVKTKQIRQRIIQKLQRQNTMDKS, encoded by the coding sequence ATGGCAGCTTCCAACCACACCAGCCCTGCTGTATTCCTCCTGACAGGCATCCCAGGACTGGAAAATGCTCATGCCTGGCTTTCCATCCCTCTGTGCTCCATGTACATCACCGCCATCCTAGGGAACTGCACAATCCTGTTCATTATAAGGACAGACCCAAGCCTCCATCaacccatgtactttttcctgagCATGCTGGCTGTCACTGACCTGGGTCTGTCAGCTTCCACTTTGCCTACGATGTTAAGCATCTTCACATTTAATGTGAGGGAGGTTCACATTGATGCTTGCATTGCCCAGCTGTATTTCATCCACACCTTCTCCCTCATGgagtcagctgtgctgctagCAATGGCCTTTGACCGCTTTGTGGCCATCCACCAGCCCTTGAGGTACAACTCCATCCTGACCCATGCCACTGTTGCCCGGATAGGGCTGGGGTTTGCCGTGAGGAGTGTACTCATGGTCATGCCAACCCCCATTCTCCTCCGCAGGCTGCAGTTCTGCTTTCCCAACATCCTCTCCCACTCCTTCTGCCTTCACCAAGACGTCATGAAGTTGTCCTGCTCTGACAGGAGGATCAACAGCATCTACGGCTTGTTCGTTGTCATCTCCACAATGGGCTTGGACTCGATGCTCATTGTCCTCTCCTATGTCATGATCATAAAGACCGTGCTGAGCATTGCCTCCAAAGAGGAGCGCCTCAAGGCTCTGAACACCTGTGTCTCCCATATCTGTGCTGTCCTCACCTTCTACATCCCTATGATTGGTATCTCCATGATCCACCGGTTTGGGAAACATGCCTCCCCACTTATCCATGTCTTCATGGCCATTGTTTATGTGCTGGTCCCACCTGTGATGAACCCCGTTGTGTACAGTGTGAAAACCAAACAGATCCGGCAGAGGATAATTCAGAAGCTCCAGAGACAAAACACCATGGACAAGAGCTAA